A window of the Streptomyces sp. NBC_00454 genome harbors these coding sequences:
- a CDS encoding adenosylmethionine--8-amino-7-oxononanoate transaminase, translating into MPDLHHSPDALPAAELLALDRQHVWHPYGPMPGRQEPLIVASASGVRLRLAETAQGNDELVDGMASWWSAIHGYNHPALNEAVTGQLGRMSHVMFGGLTHEPAVRLAAKLVEITPAGLEHVFLADSGSVSVEVAVKMCLQYWRSMGRPGKTRLLTWRGGYHGDTWQPMAVCDPEGGMHELWSGMLPRQLFADAPPSGFSAPLDPAYVAHLRSLVSAHADELAAVIVEPVVQGAGGMSFHNPGYLRVLRELCDEFGVLLILDEIATGFGRTGALFAADHAGITPDVMCLGKALTGGYLTLSATLCTERVADGISRGEVPVLAHGPTFMGNPLATAVALASVDLLLGQDWQREIKRIEAGLLEGLAPAAALPGVKDVRVLGAIGVVQLDHDVDMSAATRAAVREGVWLRPFRDLIYTMPPFVTGDADVARICRGVLAAAKEA; encoded by the coding sequence ATGCCTGACCTGCACCACTCGCCCGACGCGCTGCCGGCCGCCGAACTGCTCGCGCTGGACCGGCAGCACGTCTGGCACCCCTACGGCCCGATGCCCGGACGCCAGGAGCCCCTGATCGTCGCCTCCGCCTCGGGCGTCCGGCTGCGGCTGGCCGAAACGGCCCAGGGCAACGACGAGCTCGTCGACGGCATGGCCTCCTGGTGGTCGGCGATCCACGGGTACAACCACCCGGCGCTGAACGAGGCCGTGACCGGCCAGCTCGGCCGCATGTCGCACGTGATGTTCGGCGGTCTCACCCACGAGCCCGCCGTCCGGCTGGCCGCGAAGCTCGTCGAGATCACCCCGGCCGGCCTGGAACACGTCTTCCTCGCCGACTCGGGCTCGGTCTCGGTCGAGGTCGCGGTGAAGATGTGCCTCCAGTACTGGCGTTCCATGGGACGGCCGGGCAAGACCCGGCTGCTCACCTGGCGGGGCGGCTACCACGGGGACACCTGGCAGCCGATGGCCGTCTGCGACCCCGAGGGCGGCATGCACGAGCTGTGGTCGGGCATGCTCCCGCGCCAGCTCTTCGCGGACGCCCCGCCGAGCGGTTTCTCCGCCCCGCTGGACCCCGCGTACGTGGCCCACCTGCGCTCCCTGGTCTCCGCGCACGCGGACGAACTGGCCGCGGTGATCGTGGAACCGGTGGTCCAGGGCGCGGGCGGCATGAGCTTCCACAACCCCGGCTACCTGCGGGTCCTGCGGGAGCTGTGCGACGAGTTCGGCGTCCTGCTCATCCTGGACGAGATCGCCACGGGCTTCGGCCGCACGGGCGCGCTGTTCGCGGCGGACCACGCGGGGATCACCCCGGACGTGATGTGCCTGGGCAAGGCGCTGACCGGCGGCTACCTCACCCTCTCCGCCACCCTGTGCACGGAGCGCGTGGCGGACGGGATCTCCCGGGGCGAAGTCCCCGTACTGGCCCACGGGCCGACCTTCATGGGCAACCCGCTGGCCACGGCCGTGGCACTGGCCTCGGTCGACCTGCTCCTGGGGCAGGACTGGCAGCGCGAGATCAAGCGGATCGAAGCGGGCCTGCTCGAGGGCCTGGCACCGGCCGCGGCCCTCCCGGGGGTCAAGGACGTACGGGTCCTGGGCGCGATCGGCGTGGTCCAGCTCGACCACGATGTCGACATGTCGGCCGCCACCCGGGCCGCGGTCCGGGAGGGCGTGTGGCTGCGCCCGTTCCGGGACCTGATCTACACGATGCCGCCCTTCGTCACGGGCGACGCCGACGTGGCCCGCATCTGCCGCGGAGTCCTCGCGGCCGCGAAGGAGGCCTGA
- the bioD gene encoding dethiobiotin synthase gives MGDTLTPGASAPGSTAPAPGIVMVSGTGTEIGKTVVTSALAAAALAAGLSVAVLKPAQTGVGPDEPGDVAEAARLAGSAVTTVELARYPEPLAPDTAARRASLPTVSPTAIAETAHRLALSHDLVLVEGAGGLLVRFDEAGHTLADAARRLGAPTLIVAPAGLGTLNSTALTAEALRTRGLAALGLVIGSWPADPGLAARCNLADLPAVSALPLLGAVAEGAGALDPAAFRAAAPGWLAPPLRGTWSQRSFLTAWPA, from the coding sequence ATGGGCGACACCCTCACCCCCGGCGCCTCCGCACCCGGATCCACCGCGCCTGCGCCCGGGATCGTCATGGTCTCCGGTACGGGCACCGAGATCGGCAAGACGGTCGTCACCTCGGCGCTCGCCGCGGCGGCGCTCGCCGCGGGCCTCTCCGTGGCCGTCCTCAAGCCGGCCCAGACCGGGGTGGGCCCGGACGAGCCCGGCGACGTGGCGGAGGCCGCCCGGCTGGCCGGCTCCGCCGTCACCACGGTGGAACTGGCCCGCTATCCGGAGCCGCTGGCCCCTGACACGGCGGCCCGCCGCGCGTCCCTCCCGACGGTCTCCCCCACCGCGATCGCGGAAACCGCGCACCGGCTCGCCCTCTCCCACGACCTGGTCCTGGTCGAAGGTGCGGGCGGCCTCCTGGTCCGCTTCGACGAGGCGGGCCACACCCTGGCCGACGCGGCCCGGCGACTCGGAGCCCCGACCCTGATCGTGGCCCCGGCGGGCCTGGGCACGCTCAACTCCACGGCCCTCACCGCCGAGGCCCTGCGGACCCGGGGCCTCGCCGCCCTGGGCCTGGTCATCGGCAGCTGGCCCGCCGACCCGGGCCTTGCGGCCCGCTGCAACCTGGCCGACCTGCCCGCCGTCTCCGCGCTCCCCCTGCTCGGCGCGGTCGCGGAGGGCGCCGGCGCCCTGGATCCCGCGGCCTTCCGTGCGGCGGCCCCCGGCTGGCTGGCACCGCCCCTGCGCGGCACGTGGTCCCAGCGGTCGTTCCTCACGGCCTGGCCGGCCTGA
- a CDS encoding GNAT family N-acetyltransferase has product MNDLHIEPATAADLATVLDFWKAAAEGTSISDDLDGVERLHARDPQSLLLARRDGELVGTVIAGFDGWRCHLYRLAVHLAHRRQGIGSALLAAAEERFAALGGRRADAMVLNRNERGQRAWVAAGYHPEDHWTRWVKPLNG; this is encoded by the coding sequence ATGAACGATCTTCACATCGAACCCGCCACGGCGGCGGACCTCGCCACCGTGCTCGACTTCTGGAAGGCCGCGGCCGAGGGCACGAGTATCAGCGACGACCTCGACGGCGTCGAGCGGCTGCACGCCCGCGACCCGCAGTCGCTGCTGCTCGCCCGGCGCGACGGCGAACTGGTCGGCACGGTCATCGCGGGGTTCGACGGCTGGCGATGCCACCTGTACCGGCTCGCGGTGCACCTGGCCCACCGCCGCCAGGGGATCGGCTCGGCCCTTCTGGCCGCCGCCGAGGAACGGTTCGCGGCGCTCGGCGGACGGCGCGCGGACGCGATGGTGCTCAACCGGAACGAGCGCGGACAGCGCGCGTGGGTGGCCGCCGGCTACCACCCCGAGGACCACTGGACGCGCTGGGTGAAGCCGCTGAACGGGTGA
- a CDS encoding hemolysin family protein, which translates to MTEVLLLVLALLLCLACGVFVAAEFSLTTIERSELERAVERGERGADSALAAVRSLTFQLSGAQLGITVTGLVIGMISKPSIAALLKGPFKAMGLSEGTASSTALILGTVLSTVVLMVVGELVPKNWAISSPLAVAKRVATMQRVFSRAFRPLISHLNSTANHMVRRFGLEPAEELASARTPQELVALARHSAKAGALEKDTAELFVRTLNLADLTAENVMTPRVQVTALELQTTAEDVANATLATGLSRFPVYRGNLDSVVGTVHIKDVLALPAEQRHHHPVSSLLREPLLVPESLTVDRLLDRLSGKQTMAVVIDEYGGTAGVATLEDIVEEVVGEVRDEHDPHETSDLDSAGVDAAGRALFSADGSARTDQLQRIGLRVPDGPYETLAGLIATELGRIPVVGDSLELDGWHLDVVDASGRRAARVLLHAPAEPSDNDGEEAR; encoded by the coding sequence ATGACCGAAGTGCTCCTGCTCGTCCTGGCGCTGCTGCTCTGCCTTGCCTGCGGGGTCTTCGTCGCCGCGGAGTTCTCGCTGACGACCATCGAGCGCAGCGAACTGGAGCGGGCCGTCGAGCGCGGCGAGCGCGGCGCCGACAGTGCCCTGGCCGCCGTCCGCAGCCTGACCTTCCAGCTCTCCGGCGCCCAGCTCGGCATCACCGTGACCGGCCTGGTCATCGGCATGATCTCCAAGCCCTCGATCGCCGCCCTGCTCAAGGGCCCGTTCAAGGCCATGGGGCTGTCCGAAGGCACCGCGTCCTCCACCGCCCTGATCCTGGGCACCGTGCTGTCGACCGTCGTCCTGATGGTCGTGGGCGAGCTGGTCCCCAAGAACTGGGCGATCTCCTCGCCGCTGGCCGTCGCCAAGCGGGTCGCCACCATGCAGCGGGTCTTCAGCCGGGCGTTCAGGCCCCTGATCAGCCATCTGAACAGCACGGCGAACCACATGGTCCGCCGGTTCGGCCTGGAGCCCGCCGAGGAGCTCGCCTCGGCGCGCACCCCGCAGGAGCTGGTGGCCCTGGCCCGGCACTCCGCGAAGGCGGGCGCCCTGGAGAAGGACACCGCCGAGCTGTTCGTGCGGACCCTGAACCTGGCCGACCTGACCGCGGAGAACGTCATGACCCCGCGCGTCCAGGTCACCGCCCTGGAACTGCAGACCACCGCCGAGGACGTCGCGAACGCGACGCTGGCCACCGGCCTGTCACGCTTCCCCGTCTACCGGGGCAACCTCGACAGCGTCGTCGGCACCGTCCACATCAAGGACGTACTGGCGCTGCCCGCCGAGCAGCGCCACCACCACCCCGTCTCCTCGCTGCTGCGCGAACCCCTCCTCGTACCGGAGTCGCTGACCGTGGACCGGCTGCTGGACCGGCTGTCCGGCAAGCAGACGATGGCCGTGGTCATCGACGAGTACGGCGGCACGGCCGGTGTGGCCACCCTGGAGGACATCGTCGAGGAGGTCGTCGGCGAGGTCCGCGACGAGCACGACCCGCACGAGACCTCCGACCTGGACTCGGCCGGGGTGGACGCCGCCGGGCGCGCACTGTTCTCCGCCGACGGCTCCGCCCGTACCGACCAGCTCCAGCGGATCGGCCTGCGGGTGCCGGACGGTCCCTACGAGACCCTGGCCGGTCTGATAGCGACCGAACTGGGGCGGATCCCGGTGGTCGGCGACAGCCTGGAGCTCGACGGCTGGCACCTGGACGTGGTGGACGCCAGTGGGCGACGGGCCGCGCGGGTGCTGCTGCACGCGCCGGCCGAGCCGTCCGACAACGACGGGGAGGAGGCCCGATGA
- a CDS encoding hemolysin family protein — MTAVQLLIGLATLVVNAFFVGAEFALISVRRSQIEPYAEQGDRRAKAVLWALEHVSALMAAAQLGITLCTLVLGVVAEPAIAHLLTPAFDFFGVPAGLTHAISFVVALALATYLHMLFGEMLPKNVALAEPVRTALLLGPPLVTLARALKPVIFAINAFANALLRLLRVDVKDEVTATFSDDELARIVKDSSDAGLIDGRASERLHDALELGRRPVTDVVLPADRVVPAREGITPAGLERLSAESGYSRFPMIDAQHRILGYLHVKDALDAAERDEPFPVSALRPIAQVRAETPLDDVLTAMRRSRTHLAAVLGPDGAMTGLVTMEDVLRELFGNPASA; from the coding sequence ATGACCGCCGTCCAGCTGCTGATCGGCCTGGCGACCCTGGTCGTCAACGCCTTCTTCGTCGGCGCGGAATTCGCGCTGATCTCGGTCCGGCGCAGCCAGATCGAGCCCTACGCCGAACAGGGCGACCGGCGCGCCAAGGCCGTGCTGTGGGCCCTGGAGCACGTGTCCGCCCTGATGGCTGCGGCCCAGCTGGGCATCACCCTGTGCACCCTGGTGCTGGGTGTGGTGGCCGAGCCGGCCATCGCGCACCTGCTGACTCCGGCCTTCGACTTCTTCGGGGTGCCGGCCGGCCTGACCCACGCGATCTCCTTCGTGGTGGCGCTGGCACTGGCCACGTACCTGCACATGCTCTTCGGCGAGATGCTGCCGAAGAACGTGGCGCTGGCCGAGCCGGTGCGCACCGCGCTGCTGCTGGGGCCGCCGCTGGTGACCCTGGCGCGGGCGCTGAAGCCGGTGATCTTCGCGATCAACGCCTTCGCCAACGCCCTGCTGCGCCTGCTGCGCGTGGACGTGAAGGACGAGGTCACGGCCACCTTCTCGGACGACGAGCTGGCCCGCATCGTCAAGGACTCCAGTGACGCGGGGCTCATCGACGGCCGGGCGAGCGAGCGGCTGCACGACGCCCTGGAACTGGGGCGCCGGCCCGTGACCGATGTGGTGCTGCCGGCGGACCGGGTGGTTCCGGCCCGCGAGGGCATCACTCCGGCCGGGCTGGAGCGGCTGTCGGCGGAGTCCGGGTACTCCCGCTTCCCGATGATCGACGCACAGCACCGGATCCTGGGATACCTGCACGTCAAGGACGCCCTGGACGCGGCGGAGCGCGACGAGCCCTTCCCGGTCTCGGCGCTGCGGCCGATCGCCCAGGTACGGGCGGAGACCCCGCTGGACGACGTGCTGACCGCGATGCGGCGCAGCCGTACGCACCTGGCGGCGGTCCTGGGCCCGGACGGCGCCATGACGGGCCTGGTCACGATGGAGGACGTCCTGCGGGAGCTGTTCGGCAATCCCGCCTCGGCCTAG
- a CDS encoding SGNH/GDSL hydrolase family protein → MEMNASYTSFVAVGDSFTEGMSDLLPDGSYRGWADLLADRLAAREPGFRYANLAVRGKLIGQIAEEQAPAAAAMGADVVALVGGLNDTLRPKVDMGRVRGHLEEAVGLLAPSCKTLVLMRSPGRNGPVMERFRPRMEELFVIIEELAARHGALVVDLYGAAALGDPRMWDVDRLHLTAEGHRRVAEAVWQALGLPPETDWRTELPPALPPGWARRRAQDLSFARQHLIPWVGRRLTGRSSGDGRPAKRPELLAYEAPRGERLS, encoded by the coding sequence ATGGAGATGAATGCGTCTTACACCAGTTTCGTCGCGGTCGGCGACTCCTTCACCGAGGGCATGTCCGACCTGCTTCCCGACGGCTCCTACCGGGGCTGGGCCGATCTGCTGGCCGACCGCCTCGCGGCGCGCGAGCCCGGCTTCCGCTACGCGAACCTCGCGGTCCGCGGCAAGCTGATCGGGCAGATCGCCGAAGAGCAGGCACCGGCGGCGGCCGCCATGGGCGCCGACGTGGTGGCCCTGGTCGGCGGACTGAACGACACCCTGCGCCCCAAGGTGGACATGGGCCGGGTGCGCGGGCACCTGGAGGAGGCCGTCGGCCTGCTGGCCCCCTCCTGCAAGACGCTGGTCCTGATGCGCTCCCCGGGCCGCAACGGACCCGTGATGGAACGTTTCCGCCCCCGGATGGAGGAGCTCTTCGTCATCATCGAGGAGCTCGCCGCGCGCCACGGGGCCCTCGTGGTCGACCTGTACGGGGCCGCCGCGCTCGGGGATCCCCGGATGTGGGACGTGGACCGGCTGCACCTGACGGCCGAGGGACACCGCCGGGTGGCGGAGGCCGTCTGGCAGGCGCTCGGCCTGCCCCCCGAGACCGACTGGCGCACCGAACTGCCGCCCGCGCTCCCGCCGGGCTGGGCCCGGCGCCGCGCACAGGACCTCAGCTTCGCGCGGCAGCACCTGATCCCCTGGGTCGGCCGCCGCCTGACCGGCCGCTCCAGCGGCGACGGCCGCCCGGCCAAGCGCCCGGAGCTGCTGGCGTACGAGGCTCCGAGGGGCGAGCGGCTCTCGTAG
- the xerC gene encoding tyrosine recombinase XerC, with translation MPEPKRITLSSGKVRYRAVVDAGRDESGKRIQLTITKNTKTEVKNECARILSGRKDGTFVAPNKITVGEWLDQWLEFKSRDVEETTIRTYRLALVHVYDRLGAIRLQELTEDRVRDFVDEVVATGRRKGGEPGTRLAISTVEGILTRLREALARAVIRKLVAVNVASKVRPSLADKKTDKREDVRAKPWTVAEVQTFIRGVHQDRLFAPLLLSLMGLRPAEVCGVRWADVDLEQGLLSIERTRTMIGNHRVLEKDTKTASGERVLPLPRGPWEALRALRLQQAQEERAAGEGYTGTGYVAVNELGVPLNTRQLREYAYALMAALELRKVRLYDARHSVLKALALSGVPDVILAAWAGHTNAAFTKRKYVSIEAEDMRGAAAALDVFHGEDRKAIL, from the coding sequence ATGCCAGAGCCGAAAAGGATCACTCTGAGCAGTGGCAAGGTTCGGTATCGCGCTGTTGTCGATGCCGGGCGCGACGAGAGCGGCAAGCGGATCCAGCTCACCATCACCAAGAACACCAAGACGGAGGTGAAGAACGAGTGCGCCCGCATCCTGTCCGGCCGGAAGGACGGCACGTTCGTCGCGCCGAACAAGATCACGGTGGGGGAGTGGCTCGACCAGTGGCTGGAGTTCAAGAGCCGTGACGTCGAGGAAACGACGATCCGCACCTATCGGCTCGCCCTGGTGCATGTCTACGACCGTCTTGGGGCGATCCGCCTCCAGGAGCTGACCGAGGATCGTGTCCGCGATTTCGTGGACGAAGTTGTCGCGACCGGGCGGCGGAAGGGTGGTGAGCCCGGCACCCGCTTGGCCATCTCTACGGTTGAAGGGATCCTCACCCGCCTCCGAGAGGCCCTGGCGCGAGCGGTCATTCGGAAACTGGTCGCGGTGAACGTGGCGTCAAAGGTGCGTCCCTCACTCGCCGACAAGAAGACCGACAAGCGGGAGGACGTCCGGGCCAAGCCGTGGACGGTGGCAGAAGTCCAGACGTTCATCCGTGGCGTCCATCAGGATCGGCTGTTCGCACCCCTGCTCTTGTCGTTGATGGGTCTCCGGCCCGCCGAGGTGTGCGGCGTGCGATGGGCGGACGTTGACCTCGAGCAAGGGCTGCTGTCCATCGAGCGGACGCGCACGATGATCGGTAACCATCGCGTGCTCGAGAAAGACACGAAGACGGCGTCCGGCGAACGCGTCCTGCCGCTACCCCGCGGGCCATGGGAAGCCCTGCGCGCCCTGCGCCTGCAGCAGGCCCAGGAGGAGCGAGCTGCAGGAGAGGGCTACACGGGCACTGGGTACGTCGCTGTGAACGAGCTCGGTGTCCCGCTGAATACACGGCAGCTTCGGGAGTACGCCTACGCGCTCATGGCTGCGCTGGAGCTTCGCAAGGTCCGCCTGTACGACGCGCGGCACTCGGTCCTGAAGGCCCTGGCGCTCAGCGGTGTGCCTGATGTCATCCTCGCCGCGTGGGCCGGCCACACGAATGCGGCCTTCACCAAACGGAAGTACGTGTCCATCGAAGCCGAGGATATGAGGGGCGCGGCTGCCGCCCTCGACGTCTTCCACGGCGAAGATCGAAAAGCCATCCTGTGA
- a CDS encoding P27 family phage terminase small subunit: MEVLKAPLASLPDPPDGLGPRAARLWEDIVEEQELRTDELRVLEDACREVDLIERMHAELRDAPLVVKGSMGQDVANPLVQELRQHRALVARLLGSLKLSDEDGEGHDARARSEQARKAALVRWRGPA, from the coding sequence ATGGAAGTGCTGAAGGCGCCCCTGGCCTCCCTGCCGGACCCCCCGGACGGCCTTGGCCCGCGGGCGGCACGGCTGTGGGAGGACATCGTCGAGGAGCAGGAGCTGCGTACCGACGAGCTGCGGGTCCTCGAGGACGCCTGCCGGGAGGTCGATCTCATCGAGCGGATGCACGCGGAGCTGCGGGATGCTCCGCTCGTGGTGAAGGGGTCGATGGGCCAGGACGTGGCTAACCCGCTCGTGCAGGAGCTTCGGCAGCACCGGGCCCTGGTGGCCCGCCTGCTGGGCTCTCTCAAGCTGTCCGACGAGGACGGGGAGGGTCATGATGCGCGCGCTCGCTCGGAGCAGGCCCGTAAGGCCGCACTGGTTCGTTGGCGGGGGCCGGCATGA